From a region of the Gordonia sp. PP30 genome:
- a CDS encoding GMC family oxidoreductase has translation MASTDFDVLIIGSGFGGSVSALRLVEKGYRVGVIEAGRRFEDDQFAKTSWRLNKFVWAPKFGLMGIQRIHMLKDVMILAGAGVGGGSLNYANTLYKPPTPFFTDPQWNHITDWEAELSPHYDQARRMLGVVTNPTFTNSDRIMKEVAEEMGVGDTFGPTPVGVFFGAKTGGAGAPGETVDDPFFGGAGPRRTACTECGACMTGCRVGAKNTLLKNYLGLAEANGARVIDRTTVDRLEQRGDGSWIVSAHGSSSWGPFGARRRQFTAGQVIVAAGTFNTQKIMHRAKGSTLPKISDAMGVLTRTNSESILGAQSATYDPSQDFSEGVAITSSFHPASNTHIEPVRYGKGSNAMAYLQTLLTDGGSVANRFGQFLKQVVKNPLMLVRLLMVRKWSQRTVIALVMQNNNNSLTTFVRKRGPFKYVTSKQGVGEPNPTWIPKGNEATRRIADKLPGGLAGGTWGDIVNMPMTAHYLGGCVISDDPATGVIDPYHRVWGYPTLHVTDGAAITANLGVNPSLSISAQAERAASLWPNKGEDDQRPAQGEPYRRLAPVRPVSPVVPEGAPGALRLPITPV, from the coding sequence ATGGCGAGCACCGACTTCGACGTCCTGATCATCGGTTCCGGTTTCGGCGGCAGCGTGAGCGCGTTGCGGCTGGTGGAGAAGGGATACCGGGTCGGGGTGATCGAGGCCGGCCGGCGCTTCGAGGACGACCAGTTCGCGAAAACGAGCTGGCGGCTGAACAAGTTCGTGTGGGCGCCGAAGTTCGGGCTGATGGGCATTCAGCGCATCCACATGCTCAAAGACGTGATGATCCTGGCCGGTGCCGGCGTGGGCGGCGGATCCCTGAACTACGCGAACACGCTGTACAAGCCGCCGACGCCGTTCTTCACCGACCCGCAGTGGAATCACATCACCGACTGGGAAGCCGAGCTCAGCCCCCACTACGACCAGGCGCGGAGGATGCTCGGCGTGGTCACCAATCCGACGTTCACCAACTCCGACCGCATCATGAAGGAGGTCGCCGAGGAGATGGGCGTCGGCGACACCTTCGGGCCGACGCCGGTGGGCGTCTTCTTCGGCGCCAAGACCGGCGGTGCGGGAGCGCCGGGGGAGACGGTCGACGATCCGTTCTTCGGCGGCGCCGGACCGCGCCGCACCGCCTGCACCGAGTGCGGCGCCTGCATGACCGGCTGCCGGGTCGGCGCCAAGAACACCCTGCTCAAGAACTACCTCGGCCTCGCCGAGGCGAACGGCGCGCGGGTTATCGACCGCACCACCGTCGACCGGCTCGAACAGCGCGGCGACGGATCGTGGATCGTCTCGGCGCACGGCTCGTCGTCGTGGGGCCCGTTCGGCGCACGGCGGCGCCAGTTCACCGCCGGCCAGGTGATCGTGGCGGCCGGCACCTTCAACACGCAGAAGATCATGCACCGGGCCAAGGGCTCGACGCTCCCGAAGATCTCCGATGCGATGGGCGTGCTGACCCGCACCAACTCCGAGTCGATCCTGGGTGCGCAGTCGGCGACCTACGACCCGAGCCAGGACTTCTCCGAGGGTGTCGCGATCACGTCGTCGTTCCATCCGGCGTCGAACACGCACATCGAGCCCGTCCGGTACGGCAAGGGCAGCAACGCCATGGCCTACCTGCAAACGCTGCTGACCGACGGCGGCAGTGTCGCGAACCGGTTCGGCCAGTTCCTCAAGCAGGTCGTCAAGAATCCCCTGATGCTGGTGCGGTTGCTGATGGTCCGCAAATGGAGCCAGCGGACGGTGATCGCGCTGGTGATGCAGAACAACAACAACTCGCTGACCACCTTCGTGCGCAAGCGCGGACCGTTCAAGTACGTCACCAGCAAGCAGGGGGTCGGCGAGCCGAATCCGACGTGGATTCCGAAGGGCAACGAGGCGACCCGGCGGATCGCCGACAAGCTGCCCGGCGGCCTGGCCGGCGGTACCTGGGGTGACATCGTCAACATGCCGATGACCGCCCACTACCTGGGCGGCTGCGTGATCTCCGACGATCCGGCCACCGGCGTGATCGACCCGTATCACCGCGTCTGGGGCTACCCGACGCTGCACGTCACCGACGGCGCCGCGATCACCGCGAACCTGGGCGTCAATCCGTCGCTGTCGATCAGCGCGCAGGCCGAACGTGCGGCCTCGCTGTGGCCGAACAAGGGCGAGGACGACCAGCGGCCGGCGCAGGGCGAGCCCTACCGGCGGCTCGCGCCGGTGCGCCCGGTGTCACCGGTGGTGCCCGAGGGGGCGCCCGGCGCGCTGCGCCTGCCGATCACGCCGGTCTAG
- a CDS encoding DUF6670 family protein, which produces MSSLLDRVLQHTGNLVNRIGPLNGAPYDPALPSHPPTGGWGVAHYGIMVPDLPAPVNFFDVISLFGTAKRIRAYSVPSLVRTTPEDSAWLLLGSAVSRDNFRPYSIADDCTVTEDASDIRIGDVLRIRRDHEITVHARPDGLTADLVLRPTEHISHFAHLPGVYDHWSRLCEYEGTFTPDGGEPITSSGLCTWEYARGRTDVPLPIRFFTYQILNISDRVQVLMTELLGPAGIPFQRMVFVRDLDRGTATYTRGFVNTVHRRLPTHTTPDGAAMELPAEFTWSVNDDDGRELITVHGVARDDFAYGMAAGFAGSYDYTGRYLGTEIAGGGYIEWIDR; this is translated from the coding sequence GTGAGCTCCCTCCTCGACCGCGTACTGCAGCACACCGGGAACCTCGTCAACCGGATCGGCCCGCTGAACGGCGCGCCCTACGATCCCGCGCTGCCGTCGCATCCGCCGACCGGCGGCTGGGGGGTCGCCCACTACGGGATCATGGTGCCCGATCTCCCGGCCCCGGTGAACTTCTTCGACGTCATCAGTCTTTTCGGTACCGCGAAGCGCATCCGCGCCTACTCGGTGCCCTCGCTGGTGCGGACCACGCCGGAAGACTCGGCCTGGCTGCTGCTCGGCTCGGCGGTCTCCCGGGACAACTTCCGGCCCTACAGCATCGCCGACGATTGCACCGTCACCGAGGACGCCTCCGACATCCGGATCGGCGACGTGCTGCGGATCCGGCGCGACCACGAGATCACCGTCCACGCCCGCCCGGACGGCCTCACCGCCGATCTCGTCCTGCGCCCCACCGAGCACATCTCCCACTTCGCGCACCTGCCCGGCGTCTACGACCACTGGAGCCGGCTCTGCGAATACGAGGGCACCTTCACGCCCGACGGCGGCGAGCCGATCACCAGCAGCGGACTGTGCACCTGGGAGTACGCTCGCGGCCGGACCGACGTGCCGCTGCCGATCCGGTTCTTCACCTATCAGATCCTCAACATCAGCGACCGCGTGCAGGTGCTGATGACGGAACTGCTGGGACCGGCAGGCATCCCCTTCCAGCGCATGGTCTTCGTCCGCGACCTGGACCGCGGCACCGCGACCTATACGCGCGGCTTCGTGAACACCGTGCACCGGCGCCTGCCCACGCACACCACCCCGGACGGGGCCGCGATGGAGCTGCCCGCCGAATTCACCTGGTCGGTGAACGACGACGACGGCCGCGAGCTGATCACCGTGCACGGCGTCGCCCGGGACGACTTCGCCTACGGGATGGCCGCCGGCTTCGCGGGCAGCTACGACTACACCGGCCGCTACCTCGGTACGGAGATCGCCGGCGGCGGCTACATCGAGTGGATCGACCGCTGA
- a CDS encoding DUF1801 domain-containing protein: MSDWRETRVEEIKGLIRAADPAIVEEAKWRKPSNPDGVPTFSLDGLVCTVETYKDKVKVTFAKGASLPDPASVFNASLTAGTRRAVDLGENDVLDEDAFVALIRAAVAANQM, encoded by the coding sequence ATGAGTGACTGGCGTGAGACACGGGTCGAGGAGATCAAGGGACTGATCCGGGCGGCCGATCCGGCGATCGTCGAGGAGGCCAAGTGGCGGAAGCCGTCGAACCCGGACGGGGTTCCGACGTTCTCGCTGGACGGCCTGGTCTGCACGGTCGAGACCTACAAGGACAAGGTGAAGGTGACCTTCGCGAAGGGGGCATCGCTGCCCGATCCGGCGTCGGTGTTCAACGCGAGCCTGACCGCGGGCACGCGCCGCGCGGTCGACCTCGGGGAGAACGACGTGCTCGACGAGGACGCGTTCGTCGCACTGATCCGGGCGGCGGTCGCCGCGAATCAGATGTAG
- the cysE gene encoding serine O-acetyltransferase: MSAAQPGLAAILAEDLQAACDRDPAARSKFVVAIAYPGVHALWFYRVAHTLWISGLPLKLPARLLSQFARFLTGVEIHPGAVIGRRFFIDHGMGVVIGETAEVGEDVLMFHGSTLGGTSMNKGKRHPTVGDRVLIGAGAKILGPITLGDDVKVGANAVVVHDVPAGYVAVGVAAKSRPGPDTVDPYAEPALYI, encoded by the coding sequence GTGTCCGCCGCGCAGCCCGGCCTGGCGGCCATCCTCGCCGAAGACCTCCAGGCCGCCTGCGACCGCGACCCGGCGGCCCGATCCAAGTTCGTCGTCGCCATCGCCTATCCCGGCGTGCACGCGCTGTGGTTCTATCGCGTCGCCCACACCCTGTGGATCAGCGGCCTGCCGCTGAAGCTCCCGGCCCGGCTGCTGTCGCAGTTCGCCCGGTTCCTCACCGGGGTGGAGATCCACCCCGGTGCGGTGATCGGCCGCCGCTTCTTCATCGACCACGGCATGGGCGTGGTGATCGGTGAGACCGCCGAGGTCGGCGAGGACGTCCTCATGTTCCACGGCTCCACCCTCGGCGGCACCAGCATGAACAAGGGCAAGCGGCATCCGACCGTCGGCGACCGTGTACTGATCGGTGCGGGCGCCAAGATCCTCGGCCCCATCACCCTCGGCGACGACGTCAAGGTGGGCGCCAACGCGGTGGTGGTGCACGACGTCCCGGCCGGCTACGTGGCCGTCGGCGTCGCCGCGAAGTCCCGCCCCGGACCCGACACCGTCGACCCGTACGCCGAACCGGCGCTCTACATCTGA
- the cysK gene encoding cysteine synthase A, with translation MSKIFDDVTAAVGRTPLVRLNRITDGAAATVLAKLEYYNPANSVKDRIAVSIIDAAEADGTLPPGGTIVEATSGNTGIALAMVGAARGYNVVLAMPETMSKERRALLRAFGAELILTPGAEGMAGAVRKSEEIAAERPGAVLARQFANPANSAVHHATTGPEIWDDTDGQVAALVSGIGTGGTVTGAGSYLKEQNPEIKVFAVEPEESPILNGGAPGPHKIQGLGANFVPEVLDRDVYDQVIDVNVGTAIEWARRAATEEGLLVGISSGAALAAAVDVAKRPEFAGKTVVVVLPDFGERYLSTPLFEGLVD, from the coding sequence GTGTCGAAGATCTTCGATGATGTGACCGCCGCCGTCGGCCGCACCCCGCTCGTCCGGCTCAACCGGATCACCGACGGCGCTGCCGCCACCGTGCTGGCGAAGCTCGAGTACTACAACCCCGCGAACTCGGTGAAGGACCGCATCGCGGTGTCGATCATCGACGCCGCTGAGGCCGACGGCACCCTGCCCCCGGGCGGCACCATCGTCGAAGCCACCAGCGGCAACACCGGTATCGCCCTGGCGATGGTCGGCGCCGCCCGCGGCTACAACGTGGTGCTCGCGATGCCCGAGACCATGTCGAAGGAACGTCGTGCGCTGCTCCGCGCGTTCGGCGCCGAGCTGATCCTGACGCCGGGCGCCGAGGGTATGGCGGGCGCCGTCCGCAAGTCCGAGGAGATCGCCGCGGAGCGTCCCGGAGCCGTCCTGGCCCGGCAGTTCGCCAACCCGGCCAACTCCGCGGTCCACCATGCCACCACCGGCCCGGAGATCTGGGACGACACCGACGGCCAGGTGGCCGCGCTCGTCTCCGGTATCGGCACCGGCGGCACCGTCACCGGCGCCGGCAGCTACCTCAAGGAGCAGAACCCGGAGATCAAGGTCTTCGCCGTCGAGCCCGAAGAGTCGCCCATCCTCAACGGCGGTGCCCCCGGCCCGCACAAGATCCAGGGTCTGGGCGCCAACTTCGTCCCGGAGGTCCTCGACCGCGACGTGTACGACCAGGTGATCGACGTCAACGTCGGCACCGCCATCGAGTGGGCGCGCCGCGCCGCCACCGAGGAGGGCCTGCTCGTCGGTATCTCGTCGGGTGCCGCGCTGGCCGCCGCCGTCGACGTCGCGAAGCGTCCCGAGTTCGCGGGCAAGACCGTCGTCGTCGTGCTTCCCGACTTCGGCGAGCGCTACCTGTCCACGCCGCTGTTCGAAGGGCTCGTCGACTAG
- a CDS encoding CbiQ family ECF transporter T component, whose product MLGAYVPGSSPIHRLPAGFKLVALLGAIIAMTLTVRTPVGAAVAVGATVVVFALAGIGPVRAWPMMRGPLVMIALIVVLQLFLTDWRKATVVGAVLLASIGLAAVVTLTTRTTDLLDAIVRALSPLRKLGVRTDLIAMALALTIRSIPLLAELFTQVDQARRARGLRAGPRVLFVPAVLAALDTADGFADTLAARGLD is encoded by the coding sequence ATGCTCGGCGCCTACGTCCCCGGCTCTTCGCCGATCCACCGGCTACCGGCCGGGTTCAAGCTGGTCGCCCTGCTGGGCGCGATCATCGCGATGACCCTCACCGTCCGCACCCCGGTCGGTGCGGCGGTCGCCGTCGGCGCCACCGTCGTGGTGTTCGCGCTGGCCGGGATCGGTCCGGTCCGCGCATGGCCGATGATGCGCGGACCGCTGGTGATGATCGCGCTGATCGTCGTCCTGCAGCTGTTCCTCACCGACTGGCGCAAGGCGACCGTGGTCGGCGCGGTACTCCTCGCCTCGATCGGCCTGGCCGCCGTCGTCACGCTGACCACCCGCACCACCGATCTGCTCGACGCGATCGTCCGCGCGCTGTCGCCGCTGCGGAAACTCGGCGTCCGGACAGATTTAATCGCCATGGCTTTAGCCTTGACAATCCGCTCGATCCCGTTGCTCGCCGAGCTGTTCACCCAGGTCGACCAGGCACGACGCGCCCGCGGGCTGCGCGCCGGCCCGCGTGTGCTGTTCGTCCCCGCGGTGCTGGCCGCATTGGATACCGCCGATGGTTTCGCAGACACCCTCGCCGCCCGCGGGCTCGACTAG
- a CDS encoding VOC family protein yields the protein MTFTPYLFFSGDCADAFTRYHEIFGGELSIMRNSDAPADAQMPGGGDFVMHASIALPDGGGFLGSDDPTGDDGPKTGFSVSYTAPDLDSARTVHAALADGGTVTMPVEPTFWAPGFGMCVDRFGVPWMISVAHSK from the coding sequence ATGACGTTCACCCCGTACCTCTTCTTCAGCGGCGACTGCGCCGACGCCTTCACCCGCTACCACGAGATCTTCGGCGGCGAGCTCTCGATCATGCGGAACTCCGACGCTCCCGCCGACGCGCAGATGCCCGGCGGCGGCGACTTCGTGATGCACGCTTCCATCGCGCTGCCCGACGGCGGCGGCTTCCTGGGCTCGGATGACCCCACCGGCGACGACGGCCCCAAGACCGGTTTCTCCGTCTCGTACACGGCCCCCGACCTGGACAGCGCCCGCACCGTCCACGCGGCGCTCGCGGACGGCGGAACCGTGACCATGCCGGTCGAGCCCACCTTCTGGGCACCCGGGTTCGGCATGTGCGTCGACCGGTTCGGCGTGCCGTGGATGATCAGCGTCGCGCACAGCAAGTAG
- a CDS encoding ABC transporter ATP-binding protein, producing the protein MTGISFDGVAHAFSGRPVLRGIDLDLTEHRIGIIGANGSGKSTLARMMNGLVIPDSGTVTVNGLNVAKHTRKVRRQVGFIFSDPDRQIIMPTVLEDIELSLTRTDLDKQRRRERALATLGDFGLAGHADQPSHTLSGGQKQLLALASIMVIGPRILIADEPTTMLDLRNTRMLHDVLAALDEQIIVLTHDLDLLTGYDRVLVLDDGRVVADDEPAPAIGFYRRLMS; encoded by the coding sequence GTGACGGGCATCTCGTTCGACGGGGTCGCCCACGCGTTCTCCGGGCGGCCGGTCCTGCGCGGGATCGACCTCGACCTCACCGAACACCGCATCGGGATCATCGGTGCCAACGGCAGCGGCAAATCGACGCTGGCGCGAATGATGAACGGCCTGGTGATTCCGGACTCGGGCACCGTCACCGTGAACGGCCTGAACGTCGCCAAACACACCCGGAAGGTCCGGCGGCAGGTCGGCTTCATCTTCTCCGATCCGGACCGGCAGATCATCATGCCGACGGTCCTCGAGGACATCGAACTCTCCCTCACGCGCACCGATCTCGACAAGCAGCGACGACGCGAACGCGCCCTCGCCACGCTGGGCGACTTCGGCCTCGCCGGGCATGCCGACCAGCCGTCACACACCCTCTCCGGCGGTCAGAAGCAGCTCCTCGCGCTCGCGTCGATCATGGTGATCGGCCCCCGCATCCTGATCGCCGACGAACCCACCACCATGCTCGACCTGCGCAACACCCGGATGCTGCACGACGTCCTCGCCGCGCTCGACGAGCAGATCATCGTGCTCACCCATGACCTCGACCTGCTCACCGGCTACGACCGGGTGCTGGTCCTCGACGACGGCCGCGTGGTCGCCGACGACGAGCCCGCACCCGCGATCGGCTTCTACCGCCGTCTCATGTCGTAG
- a CDS encoding biotin transporter BioY: protein MPGFLKFSIGDITQAAVFAALIVVLGLPGSFNLASGVPITLQTMGVMLAGAVLGPRKGTLAVVLFMVLALAGLPILAGGRTGTMAIASPTAGYFLGFLPGVIVIGLLTALMMPRYRIWLGIIVNLVGGVLVIYLCGIAGLMLRGGVPFVTAITTNGPFVLGDVIKAVLTALIAAAVHRGRPGLITPIRR from the coding sequence GTGCCAGGCTTCCTCAAATTCTCCATCGGCGACATCACCCAGGCCGCCGTCTTCGCAGCACTCATCGTGGTGCTGGGTCTGCCCGGCTCGTTCAACCTCGCCAGCGGCGTCCCGATCACCCTGCAGACGATGGGCGTCATGCTGGCCGGCGCCGTCCTCGGACCGCGCAAGGGCACACTCGCCGTCGTGCTGTTCATGGTGCTGGCCCTCGCCGGCCTGCCGATCCTGGCCGGCGGCCGCACCGGCACCATGGCGATCGCCTCCCCCACGGCCGGCTACTTCCTCGGCTTCCTGCCCGGGGTGATCGTGATCGGTCTGCTGACCGCCCTGATGATGCCGCGCTACCGGATCTGGCTCGGCATCATCGTCAATCTCGTCGGCGGCGTGCTCGTCATCTACCTCTGCGGTATCGCGGGCCTGATGCTCCGCGGCGGCGTCCCCTTCGTCACCGCGATCACCACCAACGGGCCGTTCGTCCTGGGCGACGTGATCAAGGCGGTCCTCACGGCGCTGATCGCCGCCGCCGTGCACCGCGGACGGCCCGGCCTGATCACGCCGATCCGCCGGTGA
- a CDS encoding sodium:proton antiporter, translated as MAESLVIMVVALLSIAATTVIGPKVGLAAPLLLVAIGVGASFVPALRDVEIDPEWILEGLLPPLLYSSAVSMPAMNFRREFRAISGLSVVLVVASALLLGVFFMLVIPDLGFAWGVALGAIISPTDAVATSIVKQTSVSKRVVAILDGESLLNDASALVVLRTAIVATAASFSFWGALGTFAWSVLVAAVVGALVGVGNLWVRKFIAAAPVNSVVSFTVPFIAAVPAELAGGSGLVAAVVAGLVTGVGAPRVLSPRNRLSDTQNWHTMELVLEGVVFLTMGLQIKHIVESVERDHAGVGTALVIAVAALALTLVIRAAYFAPALGVIARRARRYARAQPRFESLQEKLSTPEGRARTAEKFEATRGRSLSEKRLDKFATRVTRGLADIDYFLREPLGWREGTTVVWAGMRGAVTVAAAQTLPADTPQRSILILVAYAVAVASLTVQGGTIGPLLAMIAPKDDGSRAAQDAAERERLLQLIRDAAEAVPEPEPPAGDDRQAEFELALRHRIAVLDAQRVALLDARDDGTFDADILEEALMNVDASQIAIELRGRHVE; from the coding sequence ATGGCTGAATCACTCGTCATCATGGTGGTGGCACTGCTCTCGATCGCCGCGACCACCGTGATCGGACCGAAGGTCGGTCTCGCCGCTCCGCTGCTGCTGGTCGCGATCGGGGTCGGGGCGAGCTTCGTTCCGGCGCTGCGCGACGTCGAGATCGATCCCGAGTGGATCCTCGAAGGTCTGCTGCCGCCCCTGCTGTACTCCTCGGCGGTGTCGATGCCGGCGATGAACTTCCGTCGTGAGTTCCGCGCGATCAGTGGACTGTCGGTGGTGCTGGTGGTGGCGAGTGCGCTGCTGCTCGGCGTCTTCTTCATGCTGGTGATCCCCGATCTGGGGTTCGCGTGGGGCGTGGCGCTCGGTGCGATCATCAGCCCGACGGACGCGGTGGCGACGTCGATCGTCAAGCAGACGTCGGTGTCCAAACGGGTGGTGGCGATCCTGGACGGCGAGTCGTTGCTGAACGACGCGAGCGCCCTGGTGGTGCTGCGCACCGCGATCGTGGCCACCGCGGCGTCGTTCAGCTTCTGGGGCGCGCTGGGCACGTTCGCCTGGTCGGTGCTGGTCGCGGCCGTGGTGGGTGCGCTGGTCGGGGTGGGGAACCTGTGGGTCCGCAAGTTCATCGCCGCGGCGCCGGTGAACTCCGTCGTGTCGTTCACGGTGCCGTTCATCGCGGCCGTGCCCGCGGAACTGGCCGGTGGTTCGGGGCTGGTGGCCGCGGTGGTGGCCGGACTGGTGACGGGGGTGGGCGCGCCGCGGGTGCTGTCGCCGCGCAACCGGCTGTCGGACACGCAGAACTGGCACACCATGGAACTGGTGCTCGAGGGCGTGGTGTTCCTGACGATGGGGCTGCAGATCAAGCACATCGTGGAGAGCGTGGAGCGCGATCACGCCGGGGTCGGCACGGCGCTGGTGATCGCGGTCGCGGCGCTGGCGCTCACTCTGGTGATCCGGGCCGCGTACTTCGCGCCCGCACTCGGCGTCATCGCTCGCCGGGCCCGGCGATACGCGCGCGCCCAGCCCCGCTTCGAGAGCTTGCAGGAGAAGCTGAGCACGCCGGAGGGCCGGGCGCGCACCGCGGAGAAGTTCGAGGCCACCCGCGGCCGGTCGCTGTCGGAGAAGCGGCTCGACAAGTTCGCCACGCGCGTGACCCGCGGGCTCGCCGACATCGACTACTTTCTGCGGGAGCCGCTCGGCTGGCGGGAGGGCACGACAGTGGTGTGGGCCGGCATGCGCGGTGCCGTGACCGTTGCCGCCGCGCAGACCCTGCCCGCCGACACCCCGCAGCGGTCGATACTGATTCTCGTCGCCTACGCGGTCGCGGTGGCCTCGCTGACCGTGCAGGGCGGCACCATCGGGCCGTTACTCGCGATGATCGCCCCCAAGGACGACGGCTCGCGCGCGGCCCAGGACGCGGCCGAACGCGAGCGGCTTCTGCAACTCATCCGCGATGCCGCCGAAGCGGTACCGGAGCCGGAACCCCCGGCCGGCGACGACCGTCAGGCGGAGTTCGAACTCGCCCTGCGGCACCGGATCGCGGTGCTCGACGCCCAGCGGGTCGCGCTCCTCGACGCGCGCGACGACGGCACGTTCGACGCCGACATCCTGGAGGAGGCGCTGATGAACGTGGACGCGTCCCAGATCGCCATCGAGCTGCGGGGTCGGCACGTCGAATAG